CCACCACTTCTCGATCGTCGCCGAGCTCCTCGACCCGAAGAACACGCTCAGCCGGCTCCTCGCGGAGCAGATGGGGCTCGCCTGAACCGGGCGAGCAGGAACCGGAGCGCCATCTCGAGCTTCCGCTTCCTCAGGTCCTCCTCGCCGAGCGCCACGCGCGCGAAGAGGCGGCAGAGCTTCGGGTCGGCCGCCGCCGCGGCGATGATCCTGTCGGCCAGGCGGGGCCGGGCGAACAGCTTTTTCTGGATCCGGAGCGAGTCGGCGAGCTCGCGACCGACCTCGCCGCGCCAGCGCGTTTCGTAGCGGGCGAGCCCGGCCGCAGAGCAGTCGCCGGCCGCGAGCGCCTCGGCGGCGGTCACGGCCGCGTGCTCGCCGGTCACCATCGCGTGGTAGATCCCCTCGCCCGTGTAGCAGTTGACGAAGCCGCCCGCGTCGCCCGTGACGAGGACGCGGTCGGCGACCGTGCGCGGGAGGGGCCCGCCGAGCGGCAGCCGGTAGGCCTTGAAGTTGGCCGGGTTCGACCGCCCGCTGACCACGCCGCGCGCGCGTGCCTCGTCGAGGAAGCGGGCGTGCTGAGCGTAGGGCGGGCCCCCGAGCTCGCGCTTGAAGAAGGAGAGCAGGAAGCCGACGCCCGCGTCCACGCAGTCGCGCTTGGGGAAGACGTAGCCGTAGCCGGGGTAACCCTTCCAGCCGTAGGCGACGTACATCGTCTCGGGATCCGCCATGGCGAGCTCGGCGAGGCCGG
This is a stretch of genomic DNA from Candidatus Methylomirabilota bacterium. It encodes these proteins:
- a CDS encoding NAD(P)/FAD-dependent oxidoreductase, yielding RTLVLDTKRFPRDKPCGGGIRHGVYRRFPELAGYLRASVAIHEIRRVLMEGPSGATVLADGDEPLYLTLRRTEFDAALLRRARAAGAEVVEGARVTEVARAASGVTVRTVDGRAFAAKLVVAADGVNSIVARAAGLSQGFSDETLAIDTMEETGLAELAMADPETMYVAYGWKGYPGYGYVFPKRDCVDAGVGFLLSFFKRELGGPPYAQHARFLDEARARGVVSGRSNPANFKAYRLPLGGPLPRTVADRVLVTGDAGGFVNCYTGEGIYHAMVTGEHAAVTAAEALAAGDCSAAGLARYETRWRGEVGRELADSLRIQKKLFARPRLADRIIAAAAADPKLCRLFARVALGEEDLRKRKLEMALRFLLARFRRAPSAPRGAG